In a genomic window of Helianthus annuus cultivar XRQ/B chromosome 10, HanXRQr2.0-SUNRISE, whole genome shotgun sequence:
- the LOC118482600 gene encoding secreted RxLR effector protein 161-like, protein MFLASHTRPDISFSVNLLARYSSCPTKRHWNGVKQIFRYLQGTKDMGLYFTNQSKTGLVGFADAGYLSDPHTGRSQIGYLFTSGGTAISWRSVKQTITATSSNHAEILAIHEASRECIWLRTVIQNIRGSCGISSEDEGPAILHEDNAACIAQLKEGYIKGDRTKHILPKFFFTHDLQKNGDIIVQQIRSSENLADLFTKSLPTSTFKKLVHGIGMRRLKELKDHHQGEIIRTAVFFP, encoded by the coding sequence ATGTTTCTTGCTAGCCATACACGACCTGATATATCATTTTCTGTAAATTTATTGGCAAGATATAGTTCATGTCCAACAAAGAGGCATTGGAATGGGGTAAAACAAATATTTAGATACCTTCAAGGTACAAAAGATATGGGTTTGTATTTTACAAATCAATCGAAAACAGGTTTGGTTGGTTTTGCAGATGCAGGGTATTTGTCTGATCCTCACACTGGGCGATCTCAAATTGGATATTTATTTACAAGTGGAGGTACTGCAATTTCATGGCGTTCGGTAAAGCAAACAATCACGGCCACATCATCTAATCATGCAGAAATATTGGCGATACATGAAGCTAGCCGAGAATGTATTTGGTTAAGAACTGTAATACAAAACATTCGTGGATCTTGTGGTATTTCTTCGGAAGATGAGGGACCGGCAATCTTACATGAAGACAACGCAGCATGCATTGCTCAACTAAAGGAAGGATACATCAAAGGTGATAGAACAAAGCACATTTTGCCAAAGTTCTTTTTTACACATGATCTACAAAAGAATGGAGATATTATTGTCCAACAAATTCGTTCCAGCGAAAATTTGGCAGACTTGTTCACTAAATCACTTCCAACCTCAACATTCAAGAAGTTAGTTCATGGGATCGGGATGCGTCGACTCAAGGAGCTTAAGGATCATCATCAGGGGGAGATAATACGCACTGCAGTCTTTTTCCCTTAG